The genomic interval TTCTCTTGGTtatgttaaaattaatattgataatgtTGTTAGGGATTCTCTTGATCTTGTTGCTTGTGGTGATATTTTTTGTGAGAGTATGACGAGTTCATTGGTAGTTTATCTACTTTCCTtgatattcataattattttggtttcctGAGTTTATGAATTTATCCATGTCATTGAAACAACTAAAATTATGAGTTTTCTAGTttttggcttgaatgtgattctaccTATATTTTTGTCGTTTTTACTACTAGGACTAATGTTTCTTTGATTCTCCGTAATATGTGAAACAAATGCCTTGATTATTATGAGAAAATCAGATTTAGGATTTCTCACATTTTTTTGTAAAGACAATGTTTGTGCCGACAAGCTTGCTAACTTAAGTTTTATTCATAGAAAACAATTCCATTGATATAAAAAGGTTCCATGTAATCtcttcttagaattctttattaatagataTAGATTACTTAAGTAtcgtttttcttatattttattttatgagcTTTGGCATAGTCCCCATATTTGcttggaattttttttctttttttttcataatacttttttcatatgatgacaaatgattgttaaAATTTAAGGTGTGAGTTTAGCTAAGATGTCAAGTTTTATAATGTTGCATAACACATggtagtttttataaaaaaaaatgttttagtgTTTAAGTATATCaaactattatattttataaaaaaaagttggattgttaaaatatcattattgtattttataattactttattcatatttatatttttggtaACAGATGCAGGTGTAGGATTAATTGCTCTGTTTATAGGAGTTTCTTGGCTATACTTGATGTACCAGAAAAGGAAAGTCCTCAAATTAAAGGAGAAGTTCTTTCAGCAGAATGGAGGCATCATTCTGAGACAACAACTCTCCACTAGGGAAGACTCATCTCAGTCCGCTACAATTTTCAGTGCAGAGCAACTTAAGAAAGCCACCAACAATTTTGATGAGAGCTTAatcatcggtaaaggaggttatGGTACAGTTTTCAAAGGACTTCTCTCAAATAACAAAGTTGTTGCTATCAAGAAGTCCAAAATAGTGGATCAGAGTCAGGTGGAGCAATTCATTAATGAGGTTATTATACTCTCACAAATTAATCATAGAAATGTGGTCAAACTCTTGGGATGTTGTCTAGAGATAGAAGTTCCCTTACTGGTTTATGAATTTGTTAACAATGGTACCCTTTTTGATTATCTACATAACCAAGGAGAGGTGGTTAATGTGTCTTGGAAAACGCGTCTAAGGATAGCTACAGAGACAGCTGCAGCTTTGTCATATCTACACTCGGCAGCTTCCATACCCATCATCCACAGAGATGTGAAGACTGCAAATATACTCTTGGATGAAACTTACACTGCCAAAGTGTCTGACTTTGGAGCTTCTAGATTGGTTCCTCTTGACCAAACTGAAATAGCCACAATTGTGCAAGGAACCTTTGGGTATTTAGACCCAGAGTACATGCAATCAAGTCAGTTGACAGAAAAGAGTGATGTCTATAGCTTTGGGGTAGTGCTTGTAGAACTACTAACAGGGGAGAAACCGTTCTGTTTTGACAGGGCAGAAGAGAAACGAAGTCTTACGGTTCACTTTCTATGTAGCTTGAAAGAGGATCGTCTATTTGATGTTCTTCAGGTGGGTATTTTGGATGAAGAAAACAAGCAGGAGCTTATGGAGGTTGCTATTCTTGCTGCTAGGTGCCTGAGACTTACAGGGGAGGAAAGGCCTAGCATGAAGGAAGTGGCAATGGAATTAGAGGGAATAAAGCTTATAGAGAAACACCCTTGGATCAATACAGGCAAAAACTTTGAGGAGGGTCAATACTTGCTTCATGAGGCACAAAGCTCCCATGAACATGGTGATAGTAGTAGTGCCCAACAAAATACTGGATATGATAGCTTGAGAGCACTTGAATTAATTGACTTTGGTAATGGAAGATGATCAGCGCTCATGACAGAACAACATGCAGTTCCACTTCAGTTTATTTCAATAAACAAACATATTTCTACAATCATTATTTCATGTAGTTAGCATGGTTATAAATGAATTATGTTTGATGTTTTGTGTAACATATTTCTACCTTTTTTGCCAAATTACTTTTGTCCattttttttactcattttaacatctttgttcctttttttat from Phaseolus vulgaris cultivar G19833 chromosome 1, P. vulgaris v2.0, whole genome shotgun sequence carries:
- the LOC137813466 gene encoding putative wall-associated receptor kinase-like 16, whose amino-acid sequence is MRVKETQKHLTRLTVLLLMALAAASQALPGCQDSCGSVSSIPYPFGIGNSSVTGHNCFQEKELELTCRNSTLYRGQGNAQIINISLAGKIDMLMFISKVCKNESQGNRPSLRSPAFTISSEDNKFVSVGCDTYGYLNSFRNGTTSSTGCLTRCDSLESVESMQRSGNCPGIGCCQVDIPPGMKNISLRAYSFNNFNSTSDFNKCGYSFVVKNGNYSFSVDHLKGINFTMAPMVMDWSVGNDTCDASMHTADYACKSANSSCENSPNEYGYRCKCNPGFEGNPYLLHGCQDFPECTRNKHNCDSEDHCIETSGSFECFCPDGLIGNGTKEGGGCHPKQKADPFIKIVIDAGVGLIALFIGVSWLYLMYQKRKVLKLKEKFFQQNGGIILRQQLSTREDSSQSATIFSAEQLKKATNNFDESLIIGKGGYGTVFKGLLSNNKVVAIKKSKIVDQSQVEQFINEVIILSQINHRNVVKLLGCCLEIEVPLLVYEFVNNGTLFDYLHNQGEVVNVSWKTRLRIATETAAALSYLHSAASIPIIHRDVKTANILLDETYTAKVSDFGASRLVPLDQTEIATIVQGTFGYLDPEYMQSSQLTEKSDVYSFGVVLVELLTGEKPFCFDRAEEKRSLTVHFLCSLKEDRLFDVLQVGILDEENKQELMEVAILAARCLRLTGEERPSMKEVAMELEGIKLIEKHPWINTGKNFEEGQYLLHEAQSSHEHGDSSSAQQNTGYDSLRALELIDFGNGR